The Devosia sp. MC521 genome segment GTGCTGATAGCGCTTTTCTGGTGGGACATCGAATAGCAGAGCCCGGTCATAGGGAATGGTCAGCCAGCCATTGGCGGCGATTTCATCTTCCAATTGGCCGGGGCTCCAGCCGCAACACCCCAGAGCAAACAGCGAGCGCTGCGGAGCCGGGCCATAGGCCATGGCGCGCATCACATCCAAGGTTGCCGTTAGCCCAACGCCATCGTTCACCTTATAGGTATTGCCGCTGGTGTAATCGCCGGTGTGCAGCACAAACCCGCGTCCCTTTTCGACCGGTCCGCCACGCAGGACAATGCGCTCGCCGTTTGAGTCTGGCAGGCGCTTGGTCGATTGCGGGGCGCTCAGGTCCAATTCGTCGAGCACGTCAGCAAAGGTCATGGTCTCAAGTGGTTGGTTGACCACGAGCCCCATCGCGCCCTCGTCGCCGTGTCCGACGACAAAGATGACGCTTTCCGTAAAATTTTCATCGTCCATGTCAGGCATGGCGATGAGGAAGTGACCTTCGAGCGAATTCATATGACTATTCTAGAATGCTAGAGCCTGAGTGCCAAGCGCGGCATACGCTAAACTGCTCATCATGCTCGCTTACATCATGCCTTTGTTTTTCCATGTTATCTGTGTTCCAATGGGTCATGCGCTCAATTGTTTCCCTCATTTTTTTACTGTCAGCCGCGCCAGTTATTGGCGCAGAGACCCCTTGGGTCGAGATCGCGCCTGCGGTTGAAGTGCGTCTCATTAGCGATGGGAATGTTGATTCTGAGGGTAAGACTTGGGCCGGTTTAGAGCTGAAAATGCCGCCGACCACGAACACCTATTGGCGCGTTCCAGGGCAGGCGGGTTTTGCCGCGCAGTTTGATTTTGGGAAAAGTGAGGGGGTTACGGACGTCGCCGTCCACTGGCCCTATCCAGAGCGCAAACGCATCGGCAGCCTTCTCGATTATGTGTATCACGGTGACGTCATCCTCCCCTTTGAGGTGGATGTGTCCGACCCGTCGGGCACCCTCAAGCTCGATGCCGTTCTCGGTATCTGCGAAGAAATTTGCATTCCCGCGCAAGTTAATTTTGAGCTCGACCTTAATACGCATCAAGCTGACCGCGCCAATGCTTCACGCCTGAAGCAGGCCTTGGCAGATGTCCCAATCGCGTGGGACCAAGACAGTCCTGCCTATGGGGCATTGGGTTTGAACGCAGATGGCAAGAGCGTCTGGGTTCGCGACCTCTCAGCAGAAATCGATCCGGACAGCGTCATCATCGATATGGGCCCCTCCGGTCCAGTATTTGGTGCGCCGCAAAAAAGCCTTGGGGAGCCCCTAGTCCTGCTTCCCATATTGAACAAAACCGACAATAGTGCCTTGGAAGGTCAGACTGTGGAGATCACATTCATGACCGATCAGGGAGCCTATGCGGTTCGCGGGATGATTGAGCCAGCCACCGACTAATGCTGCATGCTGTTGTTGCAGCCTTTGACTTGCTTGTGATCCTAGAAGCGCATATCGGATGACTAGTATTTGAGGTAGGGCGGCGTATCCGCCAAATAGGGGCCAATCCAACGATGATTGAACGCGGCAATCCGATCCCTTCAGTTGGGATCAAGTTGGTAACGGCAGAAGGCACCACCGATGTCGATAGCGCTGCAGCGCTCGGCGAAGGCTTGGTCGTTCTGTTCTCAGTCCCCGGTGCATTTACCCCAACCTGCCACGTCAATCATCTGCCCGGCTTCCTTGCCAATGCTGAAAAGCTTCGCGCGGCCGGTGTGACCAAGATTGTTTGCGCCGCAGCCAATGATGCTCATGTCATGAAGGCTTGGGCCGAAGCGTCCAACGCGCTCAATGAAATTACCTTCATCGCCGATGGCAATGCGGACTTTGCGAGCGCTCTCGGGCTTGATCGCGATTTCAGCGCCTTTGGCATGGGTCATCGCTATGCGCGCGCCGCTATGATTATTCGCGATGGTGTCGTTGATGCCGTGTTTGTCGAGGATGCGCCTGGCGTTAATGCCAGCGGTGCCCCGGCTATTTTAACTGCGCTCAACGCAGCCTGAGCTTCTGGAGACAGCTTTAGATGATGAACTCCCTAGTCTCCACGCTCCGCATTGGCTCCGCACTTGGCTTTGCTACGCTTCTGGCTGGCTGCTCGATGGGCAGCATGTTCGGTGGCGGCTCGTCGTCCAATGCTGGTCTACAAAACGCGACAGCAGCGCCAATTGCCGTTGCCAGCGCACAGACCAACGCCTTGCCAGTCATCGCTACGGAATGCCCTGCCATTAAGGTCCGTCTCGGCGGCGAGGCCATGTATTTTTATGGCGGCGGTCGCACCGGCGACGCCCGCGCGCTCCAGTATCAGGGCGTGATCGACCAAGCGACGCGCAACTGCGTGGTCTCCAACGGTCAGATCACCGTCAACATGGGCGTCAGCGGTCGTATTCTGCTCGGTCCTTCCGGCAAGCAGACCTCGGTCAACGCACCGATCCGTTTTGCGGTCGAACGTGACGGTCAGGCGATCTTCTCGGAAAAATACAACGTACCCGTGGCACTGACGCCTCCGGCTCAAATGTCGGAATTCGTCAAGGTCGTCGAAAACGTCAAGATCCCATACCTGGGCGGCGAAAGCATCACCATCTGGGTCGGCTTCGACCCACGCGGCTAAGACCCTCGCCTAAGCGCTCTGCGCGACAGGCAGGAGCTTCTGACATGATATAAAAAAGGCCCGGATCGCTCCGGGCCTTTTCTTTATTCAGCGGCCTTTGGCATTTCGGCTGCTCGTTCCCACTTGAGGATCGGCTGACGCGCCGCACGCGTTTCATCGAGACGTCGACGCGGTGCCTTCATCGGTGCGCCGGTGAATCGAGCGGCATTGCCAGATTTTGCCTCGGTGGCCAGCTCCGCCATGACATCGCAGAAGCGGTCCAAGGTCTGCTTGCTTTCGCTTTCTGTCGGCTCGATCAGCATCGCCCCGTGCACAACCAGAGGGAAGTACATGGTCATTGGGTGGAAGCCCTCGTCGATCAGTGCCTTGGCAAAATCGAGCGTGGTGACGCCGGTGTCCTTGAGGAAGCTGTCGTTAAACAGGGCTTCGTGCATCGTCGGGTAGTCCGGGAAGGGCACCGAGAACAGATGCTGAAGCCGCGCCTTGACGTAGTTCGCGTTGAGGACAGCGTCTTCTGCCGCCTGCGCCAGTCCGTCAGCGCCATGGCTGAGCATATAGGTCAGCGCCCGCACATACATGCCCATCTGCCCGTGGAAGGCCGTTACGCGGCCCAGAGCTTGGTTCTCGACATGCTCGACCAGTTCCAGCCCCTGAGCGCCCTTGCGGACAAACGGCACGGGTGCGAAAGGCGCCAGCGCTTCGGACAGGACCACAGGGCCTGCGCCCGGTCCGCCCCCGCCATGTGGCGTCGAGAAGGTCTTGTGCAAGTTGATGTGCATGGCGTCGATGCCGAGATCGCCCGGACGCACCACGCCCATAATGGCGTTAAAGTTCGCGCCATCACAGTAGAAATACGCCCCTGCATCGTGGATCGCCTTGGCGATCTCGATCACCTGCGGCTCGAACAGCCCGCAGGTATTGGGGTTGGTCAGCATGATCGCAGCGACGTCTGGCGCAATTGCAGTCTTCACCGCTTCCACGTCTACGGTGCCGTCTGCCTTGGCTGGCACTGGCTTAACCGTATAGCCGAGGAAGGCCGCCGTGGCCGGATTGGTGCCATGCGCACTTTCCGGAACCAGAACGACGTTCCGGTGGCTTTCGCCCTTGGCGTCCTGCGCAGCCTTGATGGCCATCATGCCCAGGAGTTCGCCATGCGCACCCGCCTTGGGCGATAGCGCGACAGCGGCCGTGTTGGTCAAGGTCATCAGCCAGTGGCTGAGTTCATTCATTAGTTCCAGCGCGCCCTGAACCGTCGAGACAGGTTGCAGCGGGTGAATGTCCGAAAAGCCCGGCAAGCGTGCTGTCTTTTCGTTCAGCCGCGGATTGTGCTTCATCGTGCATGAGCCGAGCGGGTACATGCCGCTATCGATCGAGTGATTGAGCCGCGACAGGCGCACATAATGGCGCATGGCTTCCGGTTCAGTCAGCCCCGCGAGATCGAGCTTGGTTTTGCGTTCAAACCCGCCCAGACGCCCGTTAGTGATTTCAACATCAGGCAGATCAACGCCGGAATGTTCGGTATCGCCAATTTCAAACAGCAGCGGCTCATCGGGCAGCAGTGCCGAACCTGATGCGCCAGTACTGGCAGTGCCCACACCGGTCGGGCGGCCTTGCGTATTCATGCTCATGCCAATACCTCCGAAAGCGCCGCTGTCAGGGCTGCAATATCGCTCTCCGTTGTCAGCTCGGTTGCAGCGAGGATGATGAGGTTTTCAACGTCTGGATCGTTTGGCAGCAGGCGGCTTGCCGGAACCCCAGCCAAAATGCCCTTGCGCGCCAGTGCTTCCACCACCTGATCAGCAGGCTTGCCCGTGCGGATGGTCATTTCATTAAAGAACGTTTTGTTCAAAACGCTGACGCCCGTAACGCTCGCCAGTGCGTCGGCAAGCTTGATGGCGTTCGCGTGGTTGAGCCGCGCGAGGCGCACAAAGCCCGCTTCGCCGAGCAGTGCCATGTGGATGGAGAAGGCGAGGGCACAGAGCCCCGAGTTGGTGCAGATATTGCTCGTCGCCTTTTCGCGGCGGATATGCTGCTCGCGGGTCGAAAGGGTCAGCACAAATCCGCGGTTCCCGTCGGCATCGACCGTCTCACCGCACAAACGTCCAGGCATTTGCCGGATGTATTCCTTCTTGCAGGCCATCAGCCCGAGGTACGGTCCGCCAAAGTTCAGAGCGTTGCCAATCGATTGCCCTTCGCACACGACAATGTCTGCCCCAAGCGCACCAGGAGCCTCGAGAAGGCCCAAGGACACGACTTCAGTGACAACCACAATGAGCAGCGCCCCAAAAGCGTGAGCGGCGTCCGCTGCGGCTTTAAGATTGCGCAGGTGGCCATAGAAATCCGGGGTCTGGATGACGATGGCGGCAGTGTTGCCGTCGATCTGCTCCAGAATGTCTCCCTGTCCCTCGGGGGAAGGGGAGAGGCAGACGAGATCGGGATCATCCTTGAGATAGGCTTTTACCACATCGCGATAATGCGGATGGAGGCCGCCCGAGAGCAGAACGCGGTTTTTGCGGGTGATGCGGCGCGCCATCAGCACCGCTTCGGCTGTTCCGGTCGATCCGTCATAGAGCGAAGCGTTGGCCACATCCATGCCGGTGATCTTGGCCACCTGCGTCTGGAATTCGAAGAGCATCTGCAATGTGCCCTGCGAGATTTCCGGCTGATAAGGCGTATAGGCCGTCAGCCATTCTGAACGCTGGATAAGGTGGTCCACGGTCGCTGGAATATGGTGCCGGTAAGCGCCAGCGCCAACGAAGAATGGTCCATTGCCTGCAGCATGGTTCTTGTTCGCCAGCGCCCGCATATGCGCTTCAACCAGGAACTCAGGACTATGGGCTGGCAGATCAAGGGTGAAACTCTTGAGTGCGGAGTTTGGCACGGCGCTGAACAGCGCCTCAACATTGGCCGCGCCAATGGTGCCGAGCATGTCGGCACGTTCGTGGGCAGAGTGGGGAAGATATCGCATCGAGGGTCTTACTTCGTCATATCTGCGTAGGCAGCGGCATCGAGCAAGCCATCCAGCTCGCCGGCATCGGCGATCTCGATCTTGTAGATCCAACCGGCATTTTCCGGATCGGTGTTGATCAAGCCTGGCTCGCCGCTCAGCGCTTCATTGACTTCGGTAACGGTGCCCGCAACTGGAGCGTAGATTTCCGATGCCGCTTTGACCGATTCAACCACGGCTGCTTCATCGCCCTTCTTGAGGACTTTGCCGACGCTTGGCAGCTCGACGAAAACAATGTCGCCAAGCGCGTCTTGAGCGTATGGCGTGATGCCGACAACGCCCGTGGTGCCTTCAACGCGGATATATTCGTGGTCCTGGGTAAACTTGGTGGTCATCTGGGGCCTCAGATCGATTTGCGGAAATAACGGTGTGGGACGAATGGCGTCTCAACAACTTCGGCGGCTTGCGCTCGGTTGCGGACGAGAACCTGTAATTTGGTGCCGGTGGCGACGTGTTCTGGGCTGACAAAGCCCAGAGCTATGGCCTTGTTCAGCGATGGCGCAAAGCCGCCACTGGTGACGACACCGATGACAGTGCCTGCGCTATCGGTAATGTCAGCGCCTTCGCGCGCAGGGGCGCCCTCGATGATCATGCCAACGCGCTTGCGGCTCAGCTGGCCATCGCGCTCTGCCAGAATGCGCTGCGCACCCGGAAAATCAGCGGCTTCCCGACGGCGCTTCGATACGGCAAAGCCTAATCCTGCTTCGATGGGGGAGATCGTTTCGTTGAGGTCATGCCCATAAAGCGGCAGGCCAGCTTCGAGGCGAAGACTGTCCCGAGCACCAAGACCGATGGGTTTGACCCGATCATCTGTGAGAAGGGCATCCCAGAAATCTTCGGCATGTGCTGCGGGGGTGAGAATTTCAAAACCGTCTTCGCCGGTATATCCAGCGCGCGCTATGGTCACCGGAATTGTGTTCCAGCTCATATTGGCGTGGGTCATAAACCCAAGTTGGACCGCGTCCGGGATAAGACCGGCAATAACGTTTACCGCTTCAGGGCCTTGCAGTGCGAGAAGGGCGTTGTCATGATCCGCGCGTACAAGAACGGCGCTGTCGCGCAGTGCCTTCTCGATCAGCGCGAAGTCGCCATCCTTGGTCCCGGCGTTGACCACCA includes the following:
- a CDS encoding YqgE/AlgH family protein; the encoded protein is MNSLEGHFLIAMPDMDDENFTESVIFVVGHGDEGAMGLVVNQPLETMTFADVLDELDLSAPQSTKRLPDSNGERIVLRGGPVEKGRGFVLHTGDYTSGNTYKVNDGVGLTATLDVMRAMAYGPAPQRSLFALGCCGWSPGQLEDEIAANGWLTIPYDRALLFDVPPEKRYQHALDSLRITPASLSSAVGHG
- a CDS encoding protein-disulfide reductase DsbD domain-containing protein, with amino-acid sequence MRSIVSLIFLLSAAPVIGAETPWVEIAPAVEVRLISDGNVDSEGKTWAGLELKMPPTTNTYWRVPGQAGFAAQFDFGKSEGVTDVAVHWPYPERKRIGSLLDYVYHGDVILPFEVDVSDPSGTLKLDAVLGICEEICIPAQVNFELDLNTHQADRANASRLKQALADVPIAWDQDSPAYGALGLNADGKSVWVRDLSAEIDPDSVIIDMGPSGPVFGAPQKSLGEPLVLLPILNKTDNSALEGQTVEITFMTDQGAYAVRGMIEPATD
- a CDS encoding peroxiredoxin translates to MIERGNPIPSVGIKLVTAEGTTDVDSAAALGEGLVVLFSVPGAFTPTCHVNHLPGFLANAEKLRAAGVTKIVCAAANDAHVMKAWAEASNALNEITFIADGNADFASALGLDRDFSAFGMGHRYARAAMIIRDGVVDAVFVEDAPGVNASGAPAILTALNAA
- the gcvPB gene encoding aminomethyl-transferring glycine dehydrogenase subunit GcvPB; protein product: MSMNTQGRPTGVGTASTGASGSALLPDEPLLFEIGDTEHSGVDLPDVEITNGRLGGFERKTKLDLAGLTEPEAMRHYVRLSRLNHSIDSGMYPLGSCTMKHNPRLNEKTARLPGFSDIHPLQPVSTVQGALELMNELSHWLMTLTNTAAVALSPKAGAHGELLGMMAIKAAQDAKGESHRNVVLVPESAHGTNPATAAFLGYTVKPVPAKADGTVDVEAVKTAIAPDVAAIMLTNPNTCGLFEPQVIEIAKAIHDAGAYFYCDGANFNAIMGVVRPGDLGIDAMHINLHKTFSTPHGGGGPGAGPVVLSEALAPFAPVPFVRKGAQGLELVEHVENQALGRVTAFHGQMGMYVRALTYMLSHGADGLAQAAEDAVLNANYVKARLQHLFSVPFPDYPTMHEALFNDSFLKDTGVTTLDFAKALIDEGFHPMTMYFPLVVHGAMLIEPTESESKQTLDRFCDVMAELATEAKSGNAARFTGAPMKAPRRRLDETRAARQPILKWERAAEMPKAAE
- the gcvPA gene encoding aminomethyl-transferring glycine dehydrogenase subunit GcvPA; protein product: MRYLPHSAHERADMLGTIGAANVEALFSAVPNSALKSFTLDLPAHSPEFLVEAHMRALANKNHAAGNGPFFVGAGAYRHHIPATVDHLIQRSEWLTAYTPYQPEISQGTLQMLFEFQTQVAKITGMDVANASLYDGSTGTAEAVLMARRITRKNRVLLSGGLHPHYRDVVKAYLKDDPDLVCLSPSPEGQGDILEQIDGNTAAIVIQTPDFYGHLRNLKAAADAAHAFGALLIVVVTEVVSLGLLEAPGALGADIVVCEGQSIGNALNFGGPYLGLMACKKEYIRQMPGRLCGETVDADGNRGFVLTLSTREQHIRREKATSNICTNSGLCALAFSIHMALLGEAGFVRLARLNHANAIKLADALASVTGVSVLNKTFFNEMTIRTGKPADQVVEALARKGILAGVPASRLLPNDPDVENLIILAATELTTESDIAALTAALSEVLA
- the gcvH gene encoding glycine cleavage system protein GcvH, yielding MTTKFTQDHEYIRVEGTTGVVGITPYAQDALGDIVFVELPSVGKVLKKGDEAAVVESVKAASEIYAPVAGTVTEVNEALSGEPGLINTDPENAGWIYKIEIADAGELDGLLDAAAYADMTK
- the gcvT gene encoding glycine cleavage system aminomethyltransferase GcvT, whose product is MASSGPEDLHQTPLYEKHVAASGRIVPFGGYALPVQYPSGIMNEHKWTRDNAGLFDVSHMGPSFVRLNAPSGDAEADHAAVSALIEPLICGDIASLKPGQIRYSLLLNEQGGIIDDLMIARSPDEAGVLYVVVNAGTKDGDFALIEKALRDSAVLVRADHDNALLALQGPEAVNVIAGLIPDAVQLGFMTHANMSWNTIPVTIARAGYTGEDGFEILTPAAHAEDFWDALLTDDRVKPIGLGARDSLRLEAGLPLYGHDLNETISPIEAGLGFAVSKRRREAADFPGAQRILAERDGQLSRKRVGMIIEGAPAREGADITDSAGTVIGVVTSGGFAPSLNKAIALGFVSPEHVATGTKLQVLVRNRAQAAEVVETPFVPHRYFRKSI